In Methanofastidiosum sp., the following proteins share a genomic window:
- a CDS encoding PQQ-binding-like beta-propeller repeat protein has product MNKKITAVLLVSIFLTSFGAVLAADGDLKWAYETEDYVYAPPAIGADGTIYVGDGDGYFYAITPSGTLKWRYETGDYITGAPAIAPDGTIYIGSQDYSLYALTPSGSLKWTYDTGDYICSSPAIDSDGTIYFISHNGYFYALTPSGTLKWRYDIGSDDYAHSSPAIGADGTIYVGSYDGNLYALTRSGALKWTYDIDTDYARSSPAVAADGTIYIGSTDYYLYAITPSGDLKWRYETDDGINRSSPAIGADGTIYVGSSDDYLYAITPSGDLKWRFETDGSIPSSPAIGADGIIYIGSQDGYLYAISPNGSGDRTDYKWRYYIGSGRSSPSIGEDGTIYIGSNDYNLYAIQSSSRWTYATYQQSMSAYANSNWPKHGQNNYNLYRAIKIAPKSLPIDRFLKILDENRCKNHPDAEGCEVK; this is encoded by the coding sequence ATGAATAAAAAAATAACAGCTGTTTTACTAGTTAGTATATTTCTAACGTCTTTCGGAGCGGTTCTTGCCGCAGATGGAGATTTAAAATGGGCCTACGAAACAGAAGATTACGTCTATGCTCCCCCTGCAATTGGTGCAGACGGGACAATCTATGTCGGAGACGGCGACGGATACTTTTATGCGATAACTCCAAGCGGTACTTTGAAGTGGAGATATGAAACTGGAGACTACATTACAGGTGCACCGGCAATAGCTCCTGACGGCACTATATACATAGGATCTCAAGATTATTCTCTGTATGCACTGACACCAAGCGGATCGTTAAAATGGACTTACGACACTGGAGACTATATCTGCTCTTCCCCTGCAATTGATTCAGACGGCACAATCTACTTTATCAGCCATAACGGTTACTTCTATGCTCTGACGCCTAGCGGTACTTTGAAGTGGAGATATGACATAGGTAGTGATGATTATGCCCACTCATCACCTGCAATCGGCGCAGACGGCACAATCTATGTTGGTAGCTATGACGGTAATCTTTACGCATTAACACGAAGTGGGGCATTGAAATGGACTTATGACATCGACACTGATTATGCTAGGTCATCCCCTGCTGTTGCAGCAGACGGAACGATATACATCGGAAGCACAGATTATTACCTTTACGCAATAACTCCAAGCGGTGATTTGAAGTGGAGATATGAAACAGATGACGGTATTAATCGTTCATCTCCTGCAATAGGTGCCGACGGAACAATATACGTTGGGAGCTCAGACGATTACCTTTATGCGATAACTCCAAGCGGTGATTTGAAGTGGAGATTTGAAACAGACGGTAGTATTCCATCCTCTCCTGCAATCGGTGCAGACGGTATAATCTATATAGGGAGCCAAGACGGATACCTTTATGCAATAAGCCCAAATGGCAGCGGTGATCGTACCGATTATAAGTGGCGATATTACATTGGATCGGGTAGGTCATCACCTTCAATAGGAGAAGACGGGACAATCTACATAGGGAGTAACGACTACAATCTTTATGCAATTCAAAGCAGTTCAAGATGGACATATGCGACATACCAGCAATCAATGAGCGCATATGCAAACTCCAACTGGCCAAAACATGGTCAGAACAATTACAACCTTTACAGGGCAATAAAAATAGCTCCAAAATCCCTCCCAATAGACAGATTCTTGAAGATACTAGATGAGAACAGGTGCAAGAATCACCCCGATGCCGAAGGGTGCGAAGTTAAATAA